The Punica granatum isolate Tunisia-2019 chromosome 4, ASM765513v2, whole genome shotgun sequence sequence AATTAGAATAAACAtggaataaaatagaaattctgataacttttatttgtttggttggagggaataacaaaactgagaattataattctgaAGTTTGGTTGGCTTGAATAAGGAATGAAAAGAACAGAAATAGGACGAAAAGACAGATATGCCCTTCATGCTAACTTTAATAGGGTTTAATAGGATAAATAGATAactttaatgaaaatttttataattaataaaaaaataaacattttaaataattaaaaagtaaatattttataaaaattaattattttaattaaagttaatgaaaattgtgattattaataaaagtatttattttaataaaaataataaaattattaatatttaaatttttattaataataaattaaaaatattatttttattaattttaattattagaaattactattttaataaattaataagcataattatttaaataattaataaaaaaatttcttaataaaaacatattctctctcttctctattCCCATTCTCACTCGACACAAATTGAATCGAAACCGGAGAAACCAAGAAGACGAAgcagacgaagaagaagatcatCAACGGCTGATCAATCGACCAACAAGACCGTGTCGGAAAGAGACGACCTTGAAAATCCTAGCGGTCTTACCGCTCAATcgtcctcctcttcttccttcgTCTCGACTCTCAAAATCCTCTTCCAGTCCATCGCCATCCTCCTCTGCCACCGGCTCCACTTCCTCTTGATTTACGCCCTCCCCCTttccctcctcctcttctccctCGCCGTCTCCGTCCACCCAGTTCCGCTATGTCGAGGGAGGAATCGAAATCAGAGGAGGGTTCGAGCACTTCAGCTTCGAGTTTACTCTATATGAGATATGTCGATGGCTTGAGATTATAATAAGTGAAGGGAGGTTTCATGACCAAAATTGAGGgcattttcgggttttcacgaCTTTTTCCGAATGGACAATACCTATTTCCAGACATTCAAGGGAGGTTTCATATTCCATATGAGAGTCGGATTCCTATTATGATCTTGAATACCTATTCCACATTTTCAGGTTCCCAAACGTCAAAATGTGTATTCCATACGGAATACGCAGGGAATGGAGTACCATTTCATGcaaaccaaacatgccctaaGAATGCAAGGGACCAGATGATATAAAGGAATGCAGGTTCGGTATATCATTGAACTTCGTAAACGTACCATAAGTCGAAGGAGTCTCTATATCTACTTCCTATGAAGAAGTCCCGAAGAAGTTCCTTGTGACCAAAATTGAACGATGATCGCAATCGCATTTTCAGGTTTTCCTCAAAATATGATCAAGGTTTACTGAAATTACTGAAATTAAGATccattgtattttttttcggcGTGTACTCTAATATTCGGAAGCTCAATGGGATATGATTAATCTAGTTCAAGTTGGGTCGGTCtattaaggggtaaagctctttctgtatggatttttttcatttacaagactcgaaccgagaccttacttaaagGCAACAATcaccgaaccgcttgaaccaatccatatTGGTACCTAACTAATATCCATTAGTATTTGATGCCAGGACTCATGGGGCCATTGGCCGGTGAATCCAGAAATAGTTGGGAGAGCTAACCTTTTCCAATCCCTTGTGGGACAAGTTGGATCAATTAATTAACACTAGACCAAAATTGAGGAAACATCTTGTGTTGCACATTCTCTTTAACATTTTAGGCCACGATTTCCCGGTTCGTACAAGATGCCACGGCACAAGCTAATAATTACTCGATACATCAGCACAAGtagttatataaataatctgtcacaaaattttgtttaacaaaaataaataaaattttccattgAGTCTTATAAATAATATCACGTTCCACGTAAGACTTTCCAAAGTGAGCAATCTGAAGTGATGAATCAACTCGCCTATTTTGATGCAACTTCAGAAGCTATTATCATGAAGATAAACTTCTGATTATAGAAATCTATATTGTCAATATAGCTTAAAGCGATAATCACTCCCAATTTAGAACCGTTGGGTCAACTTCAAAATGTCCACGGGTCCACCTGTagaatcaaattaaaaatggcTTCCAgatattcacccaaaaaaaaaaaaagcttctAGATTGATGCATGGCCACTTGCAGTGACCAAATTAAGAACCCTTTGATGTAATCATCGTGCCTTAAGGTAGCTGGGGTTTCCGTCTCAATTTGTATGAAGACATTGTTAAGGATGAAAAACCTTGCTGCGGTGGTTTCTATAGCCTGGGCGTACAATATCAGTGACATAATTACTCACTCGGGTCTTCAAGGAAGGATCAGTTCAACTTGATTAAGTTCGGCATCACGGGTTAGGTTGGCCTAGTCGAGCTTCTGAGGGTGCTCTTTTTGCTTTCCATATCACAGATAGATTTGTAAGTAATGTCGGGGTTGAATTAGTTTGGGACCTAATGTGAATGCGAAGAAGGAAAAATTTTGGGATCCGTTGGATCCTAATAATTGGAAGAGACAAGGGGGCTTTGGGTTGGTTAAGCAAGCAATAAGAagggaaattaaaataaaagcgCAAAAGTGGCTCTTTTACTATATCGAGGATTGCACgccatttcaattttcatcatAATTAGTATGCACGGGTTGGGGTGGACACCAAAAGCAAGAGATGATACAATTTGACTTCccatcatatcatatcatagtAGTAAAAAAGCAAGAATTTTCTAGTGGTGGGACGGCATGTATGTTAGTGCCATTTTCGCAACGTGCAAATTAATATGAAATAGttgcaatttctttttaaaataattttctataaatGCTTGTATTTGGTGGATCCCCATCCTTTTATATATTGGCACATATTCGTGAATAAATGAAAGGTCGGTAGCATGTTCGTTCTGTTAGGACTAGGAGGTCGGAATCTATGTATGATCAGGTATCGGAATTAGATCTCACATTGTCAATAGAATCGCGAATTTATTGTAGTTAGAATCTTTCATAATAAtcgaatattttcttttacggTGGGACATAATAATCCAATGTTCATTAATCAAAGCAGGAAAGTACAATGCGTAAGAAGGAAGGATCAATTTCCCCTTTAATGCCTTAATTAAACTCGATCGTTTTAGCAAGAAGGAAGAGACAGAGGAGGAAACGGGTGGAAACTCAAAGTCAAGTCGCAGTTTGATGTATTTATCAACAGTCAAAGGCAAATATTAGAAGCACGATGGACGACATAGACTTATCTTATACGGCGCCGCGTCGTACCCAAAGCAGGGGGATGAACTAATTAGAAATGtctttaattttgaattttgagcAGTAAACAGTTTCTTTTTCTGCCCGAGTATGAATGAactatttatcaaatatatatatatatatatatatatgtatatatgtttcaAGTGAAATTTCTTGCAATTCTTTAtcaataaactttttttttctttctgggCTCAAACACTttgtttgaaaataataaaaaaaaggatttatTATATGATATAATCTAATGTTGAtagatattttttaatttattctaACGTCATTTTTTTATCTGAGATATCTCAACGTTGTCATTTTTATTGGCAAATGATATATGTTCGAATCGTGCATAGCGATGCCATTGTATATTATTCATCGGAAACATAATGGCGAATTTTAAAAGAGAGCATGGTTCTGTTCCTTGGAGAGAAGGGCAATGGAGAATCGTACTAGAAAAGACTCCAATTAGCCCGGAGGGCTTCGAAAACTGCAGAAGGAAGATGATAGATCGTCGCTTTCCGGGACCACACTACGTACCTTCTCGTGACCCGCTCCGTAGTATATACGTGTCAACACCTTCACCCACTGAAATCAACCCGCATCATGCCCTCACCCCAGTCTCGCATCAAAATCACCCTCCTCTTAGTCGCATCCGAGGTCGGCATgtaaatgaaagaaaattaataattgaaagaatttttctttactTGAAGATAAATAAGTCGAGATTGATCGAATTTTTGGATATCATATAGTGCATTGAAAGAAATATGAGAAGACCCAAGATTTGAACCGAGGGATGGGAGTTCTTCGAGATAAGGGTGGCAATATGTAACGTGTCGTGTTTAAACAGATCGCGTCTAAACGGATTCGTGTCAAAAAACTCTAAATCCGAATACGACACATTTCATAAACGTGTCAAGATTTTCAAATACGAACACAACACGTTTAATTACAGGTTGACACGGATTCAACATGTTTATCCCGTTTAACTAAGCGTGTCTAAATATGTATGTACATCTACCTACGCGATATGATACtattacatttatatatatatatattatacctACATGATATGACATAATTAACTTTAATTACGTGTTATTACACGATCGACATGATAAAAACAATATAAAGGagttatttatataaataaatatagatgATTTTAGTGTACTTTCTTCTACAAATTGATACAATACATGAAACAAATTGATTATTACGTTAACACATAATATAAACTGATTTAATCGTGTCTAAATGAGTTACAAGAATTGAATCCGTTTAAATACGTTTATTTATCGTGTCTAAACGAATTTGATCTATTTAGACACAAAACACATTTAGCTTTAACCAAAACCTTCTTAACTCCGTGTCATATCCATATCGTATTATCGTTTCATGTCAAATACTATCAGTCCTACTTCGGAACAGACAGGAAGGTAAAATCCTGCACTATCAAATACAGAGAACAAATGTAACCAGCTTGGTCAaaagaattaatatataatcgGTAGATTTCCCTAGATTGACACGTATACAAGTAATTTTCTTCACgactaaatatataaatatactagTCGCACATATTTACAcgaatatatattcaatagggttgataatttttttttttacattttagtAATTCTAATATGAactttttttaacttaaaatGAACgaactttcgatttgataacagTTCTAGCACgacgtcaaatttttcattaatttgaatGGAATCGAGGTCACAGATGGCGCAGGCAACCGTAATAGCAAGAGGCATCGGCGACTCCAATCTAGGGTGATGGTCAGGGTAGTGGCTCCACTCGTCGGAATTGGGAGAATCCCTAATTTGAGAGTTCTCCCAATTCCGACAAGTGGAGCCACGACTCTGGCCATCACCCCTCGATTGAGTCGTCGGCACCCTCTATGGTCTTGATTTCgtccaaattaatgaaaaatttaatgcCATGTTATAActgttatcaaatcgaaagtttgtgcatttttaggttaaagaaaaatattcgtattaaaattattaaaaatgaaaattttgtattttttttattgaccCTTCCATTTATTCTacatataatatgaatatgaTAATTGTTCATCAAATATAACCAcctaatttaataaattggaACGGAATTGGGATCGGAGAGAAGTCAGTTCAATTAACCTAACTAATATTTTTTCCAGAACCCGAGCTGCGAGGGATGGACCTCGGGAACCGGGCACTAATACTCGAGCACGCGTCGGAGGCAGCAATGAATAGGGGCAGGGCAGGGTCGGTCCAATAAGTTGATAATGGCCACCGCCACCACCACCATTAAATCCACCATCGAAATGAAGTCGTATGCAATGCAATTGCATTGACTCCCTTCACTTAACttccaccccccccccccccccctctctctctctctctctctctctctctctctatgtatAGTCGTAGCAGCAGGCAGTATAGTAATGGTGGAGGCAATTGCAGTGCAATTTAAAGTGGCAATTGCAGATGGATGGAAGGTGCACTTAATAAAATgggttaataataataataataaaagcatGAAATTTGTTCATTGCacgaactttatttttttgacaaaaaaaagtacgaattttaattttttttatcaagttATGCATTTGTATcattttccatcaattttgtTGACGTGATGAAAAATGGTAACTATGTGGCGAATTGTATCACGTCatgttaataaaaataataaaaaatctaaataaaaataaaaaagagagaaacgcTTTGATCGGAAAAAGGGTAATGGCCATAGTTACCCCAATCAGGGGGTGGTGACCGGGATCGAAGCTCTACCCGCCGAAATCGGGAGAATCTCCAAAGGTGATGGCTACGATCGAGGCGCCACCCCACTGAAATAGGGAGAACCTCCAATTTGAGAATTCTTCTGATTCCGTCCATCCACCACTCCTCTAATTAGGTTTGTCAATGCCTTTTAGGGTCATTGACGACTCCAACCGAGGGGCGGTGGCTCACTCTTTGTTCGATAAATGtctttctcactttttttgctttaattattttaaattttttattgaaacgACATGACATCATTTACATTATTTTTACATCAAGTCAGCAAAATGGATGAAAAATGACACAAATGTCAAAcgtgataaaaaaaatcaaaattgatgtctttttttgttaaaaataaaataaaatttgtgtgaaaattaaaaaatgatccAAATTGATGCTTTTTTATTGGGTCATtaattctaataaaaaatctgTGCGTCCCCCACCTTCCCGCTCTCCCGCCCTTCCATTccactcactcattcattcCCCACTTCTCCTTTTTTCCACATAATGGACGATCCTGATTGCCCCCACCACTTCCTTCCCCGATCATGATACTGAACCACCTCTCTGCCCCCCGCGCACCCATCATCTGTCCCCTCCCACAACCAAATTCCCTTTTTCACATACTAATCCACATGCAATTCGAGCAATGAAATGAAACGAAACATCACGAGCCACGAGAATTTGTCTAAAACACGCTTAACATACGTCTACAGgttctttcttttgttgtttGACAAGAGATATAGCAGTGCCGTATCCGTACGGCGGAACCGGACCGGTCTATATATCCATTCTTAAGTTGGAATGCATGCATTCATTTCGCTGTACGTACGGTGAACATATTAATGAATGGGTCGACTCGGGACGCACATCGGATTCTGGACAGTGTACCGATTCTTAGTCATGCAACGAGATTAATTGTCGACCAACGTTTCTATTTGCTGGTGCAGAATGAAGAGAGCATGAACATGAGGTGCTATTTCGATCATCTACCTTACAAAACTTTGTAGTTCAGCTAACAACAACCCGTTTGAGCTAAGCAATAACAAATTAGACACAGAATTTGTGAAGGCTTGCATTTATACAAAGATGATGGGCAGTAGGTGTATGGATAGATAGTGCAGCTTGTAATTTCCAAGACATGTCATTTCAGCAAATTAATACCACAACCACTTGACTAGAGCAAACCCAATACAAAAAttattccccccccccccaaaaaaaaaaaagacaagaaGAATGTATGTGCTGAATCATCCAATTGTGTCATGTGATTCTACCATTGTACATGATTTCAATCATGTAATTTGCCACGGTCCTCTACTTTTAGATGATGCATCAACTGCGCAACAAACAAGAACAACCCGAAAACTATTCCAATGTGAACTCCGCAATGTACGGTAAAATTCGGTATTGTATGGATATATGTACTTTACAGAGAAGCTAGAAATCAGCATTGAAATACAATCTCTTCTACTCTATTCGATCAGTCCGTCCTTCTGCTCTGTATATGCGTAAAATGTTATTCTAGCATTAAGCCACGTATCGCGATCCCATGGCGCTGTACGGTAAAAATCTGAGGTGAATAGGGGCAAAACGGTACTTTCACGGTAAGAAAAGGATTTTACCGCTACCACAGCCTGTGTCATGCGTCAGTGTCAACTGTCACCAGTACCGATCAACGGTTGTAGGCGACCCTCCCGAAATCGGTGAGCTTGCGGGACCGGTTGCCGGAGCACGACGCCGTCGTCGACAGGTACGGCTTCCCCGGGACCCTGATTTCCCCGGAGACGCCACTCTCCGACTGCAGGCCTACTCCCTTCTGGTTCCACTGCCTGCTCGGACTAGCCCTCACCAGGGGACTCAAGCAGAAGGCCATGCTGGAAGCGCTCTTCGTGCGCCCCGCACGTTTCCGCCGCACTGAAGCCGGAGTGACTGCCATGACCGGCGTCCTCCGCCATCCTTGTTGCGATGACTCCGACGAGTATCCACTTTCTAAGTGGTCGTCCAATTCGAATCCTCTCTCCGGAGACATCCCGCGGTTCGATATCCGGCATGGCCGACGGCCGGCTTGAGAGCTGGTGATGTCCCCATTCGCCTGCTGCTTCCGGCGGCGGCGTGGGAGGAATGAGAGCCAGGACGCAGAGTACGACGACGAGGACGACGCCTGGCAGGAATCGCGGTGAGGAGAAATCCTAGGGTCTGAATTCGAGCAAACCGAGGGGTCCGAGTTGATCTTATCGGATCTGGATCTGAACAGATTCACGAACCGCGAGAGCTTGCTCTGCTTCTTCTCCGAGGGGAGGAAGCTGCAGGTAGCGCTGAACGTGGGGCCAACCTGCGGAGTACTGTAGAATCGCCGGTGGTAGTTGTCAGACTTCCGGCGGCTGACGTAGGGGGAGACGGAGCGGGGGAAGGCCGGCTGGGGAGGTTGGGGTTCGGGTCTCCGGCGATCGTCTGAAGAGCGGGAATGGGAGTGAGCCAGCTGCCGGGCGAGGGCGAGAGCCTCATCGGCACGGGCCTGCTCGTCGATGAGTTGAAGGAGGCGCTCACGGAGACACGAGGCGCAGACGCCGGCGGCGCTGCTCAGGTCAGTAGGATGCTTTTTACACCTCATTTACTCGGAATTCTGTGCTTCAGTGCCTCAATTGGGGCGTACAAGTGGCGGAATTAAGGATCCGTTGGGAGCGTTCGGCGGCGGTGCGGCCGCGGAGGGGAGCAGCGCCGGTGAATTATGACCACGAGAAGGCTCCTGTCGTCTTCTCGGAttccgagagagagagagagagagagagagagagagggagagggagggagggagggagggagggatgTGGGATGAGTGTGGTGGTTTGGAgctgattaa is a genomic window containing:
- the LOC116202279 gene encoding uncharacterized protein LOC116202279 → MRCKKHPTDLSSAAGVCASCLRERLLQLIDEQARADEALALARQLAHSHSRSSDDRRRPEPQPPQPAFPRSVSPYVSRRKSDNYHRRFYSTPQVGPTFSATCSFLPSEKKQSKLSRFVNLFRSRSDKINSDPSVCSNSDPRISPHRDSCQASSSSSYSASWLSFLPRRRRKQQANGDITSSQAGRRPCRISNRGMSPERGFELDDHLESGYSSESSQQGWRRTPVMAVTPASVRRKRAGRTKSASSMAFCLSPLVRASPSRQWNQKGVGLQSESGVSGEIRVPGKPYLSTTASCSGNRSRKLTDFGRVAYNR